A portion of the Ascaphus truei isolate aAscTru1 chromosome 14, aAscTru1.hap1, whole genome shotgun sequence genome contains these proteins:
- the TMEM207 gene encoding transmembrane protein 207 → MRSETMCSLFLNPVTGMVYFAFPQPTSSSPACEVSDMCVSYEQQPLNVWYLWVFLLLLLLLVLRCVVTCCLQCWIKRCSAHPPRRTVTVVTLSSSDSIYVTESSQCPHSLPGIPPLGPEASSAPSAVRLGGLQPGAPPSYEELFKTSKL, encoded by the exons ATGAGGTCGGAAACCATGTGCTCCCTTTTCCTGAACCCCGTAACTGGAATGGTTTATTTTGCGTTTCCTCAG CCGACTTCCTCCAGTCCCGCCTGTGAAGTGAGTGACAT GTGTGTCAGTTATGAACAGCAGCCCTTGAATGTATGGTATTTATG GGTCTTCCTGCTGCTCTTGCTGCTCCTGGTTTTGCGTTGTGTGGTAACCTGCTGCCTGCAGTGCTGGATTAAGAGGTGCTCGGCACATCCTCCCAGACGCACGGTCACGGTGGTGACACTGAGCAGCTCTGATTCTATATATG TAACTGAATCATCTCAGTGTCCACACTCCCTACCGGGGATTCCGCCTCTGGGACCCGAGGCATCTTCTGCACCCTCTGCCGTCCGCCTCGGGGGACTGCAGCCAGGAGCTCCACCTTCGTACGAAGAACTGTTCAAGACAAGCaaattgtaa